The Streptomyces sp. ALI-76-A nucleotide sequence ACGATCGAGTCCGGCTCTCCGCCCTCGCGGGTCGCGTCAGGAGTGACGACGCGTCACAGCAGTCCGTCCCACATCTGCTCCAGCAGCACCGACCACCAGCTCTCCGGCGAACCGAGCGCCGCCGGGTCGAGGGCGACCAACTGGGCCTGGAAGTCCACGGTCCACCGGCCCGCCTGCTCCTGGTTCAGCCCGTACCTGAGCCGCCACATCCGCCCGAGGAGCGCCAGGCACCGCTGGAACTCCGGCAGCCCCGTGTTCACGAACTGCGGCGGTACGGGCGCACCGCCCGGCCCCGCCTCCACGGGCACCGCCACGATGTTCGCCGTGCCGTACTGCACACAGATCGCCTTGCCGAAGTCGCTGCCCATGACGAGGTACGAGCCCGCGTCCGCGGCCGACGGCACCCCGCGCTCGGCCGCCAGCTCCGCCAGCGTCGGCACCGGACGCCCCGGCTGGGCCTGCGCCCAGAAGAAGGGGCCCATGTCCACCGGCAGACCCGCGACCACCAGCGTGTGCGCCACCACCGGCGGCACACCCTGCCGGGACACCGCGGCCTGCTCGAACCGGAACAGCCCCGGACCGAACGCCCCCGCCAGCTCCTGCGCCACCCCCTCCGGCGGGACCGGCGGCGCGGGCTGCACCTGCGGAAGGGGCGCGCGGATCGGCGCCGGCCGGGCCGGCCCGTCGGCGACCTGGTGCAACTCACCCTGGTGCGCGAGAAGTTGGCGCATGCCCTGCTGCCGGCTCGCGTGATCCGTGCCGTACGGGGCGATGCTCGCGATCCGCGCCTGCGGCCACTGCTCCCGGATCATCCGCGCGCAGTACGCGCCCGGCAGCTCGCACGACTCCAGCTCGGTGTGCAGCTCCAGCACCTGGTCCGGCGGCACGTTCATGGCCCGCAGCTCGTGGAAGATCTGCCACTCCGGGTGCGGCGTCCCCGGCGCCGAACGCCGGATCAGCTGCTGCTCGGAACCGTCCTGCGCGCGGTAGCGCAGCACGGCCTGATAGCCGGGTCCCACGGTCGGCTGCCCCTGCTGCGGATAGCCGTACGACGGCTGCTGCCCCGGGCCGGGCGGCGGGGGCGGCGGCATCGCGCCGGGCGGCGGGACGGCACCCGGCGGAGGCATCGCGCCCGGAGCCATCGCACCGGGCGGGGGCATGGCGCCCGGAGGCATCCGGTGAGAAGGCGCGGCAGGGCCGCCCGGGGCCATGCCGGGAGCGCCCGGAGCCTGCGGCGGCGGAGGCGTGCCGGGGGCGCCCGCCGGGGGCGCGGACAGCACGGTCTCCGCGTGGTGCACGGCCCCCCGCGCGCCTCCGGCGGAGCCCTGCGCACCCGAAGCGCCGGGACCACCAGAGCCACCTGGAGTGCCGGGAGCGCCCGGAGGCGCGGGCGTGCCGGGCATGCCAGGGGCCCCAGGGGGCTGAGGCGCCCCGGGACCGGCGGGCATACCGGGGGCGCGCTGGGCCCCCGGAGCGCCGGGCGGCTGCGGCGCGCCCGGGGCGCCGGGCCCGCCCGGACCCTGACCCGGCCGTCCCGGGTCGGCGAACATCGTGGCGGCATGGTGGACACCGCCCGGAGGCGTACCACCGGGCGTCCCCGGAGCACCGGGGGGATGCGGAGCACCGGGCGGGCGGGGCGCGCCCGGCTGGTTCGGCGCACCAGGGGTCCGGGCCGCGCCCGGAGCCGGGGGAACGCCCGGTCCGGCCGCGGGCCCTTCAGGCCCTCCGGGCCCCTCGGGGCCGAGCGCCGACACGAGCTGCGTCGGCACGTACCCGCCCGCCGCCGGAGCGGGCGTGCCCGGCGTGCCCGGAGGCCGTGCTCCAGGTGCCCCCGGGGCGCCCGGCGGAGGCGGCGGATTCACGCCCCCGCCCCGCGCGCGACGCGGCGGAGGCGCCGCCTTGCTGGTCGCGGCGTCGGCGATGTCCCCGGCGTTGGGCGCCAGCGACCGCTCCGGACCACCGGATCCCGGGCCCGGCTGCGGCACCCCACCGCCGGGCCCCTGCGGGTACCCGTACGACGGCGCACCCGGCGCGGGCACCCCAGGAGGCGGCGTCCCGGGCACACCGGCATCACCGGCGCCCTGCGGATACCCGTAGGAGGACCCGCCGGGCGCGGGCGGAGGCGGCGGCGTGGCACCAGCCCCGGAACCGCCCGGCCCACCGGGAACACCCGGACCACCCGGCTCGCGATTCTGACCCTGCGCATGCCCGTACGACTGTCCACCGGGCGCGTGCGGCGGAACAGGCCCACCGCCGCCCCCGCCCTGCCCGGCCCCCGGCGCGCCCGGCGCGTTCGGTTGATCCACCGCCGGGGCGACCGCCGTCCGCGGGAGCTGGCTGCCGCCCGAGATCAGGGCCGTCTTGGCGTCCGGCGGTGCCGTGGGCGGCTGGGCCTCGTCGTCGGAACCGCTCAGCGGCGGCGCGAAGACGGTCGCCGGCAACGGCACCGACCGGTCCTCACCGGCATCCGCGTTGGTGTCGGTCCCGGCCCAGGGCGTGGCCCCGGGCGGCACCCCGGGCACGCCCGGAGCCCCCGGCGTCCCCGGCGCGGAAGCCGCCGCGCTCCCTGGCACCCCGGCCTGCGTCTGCGGAAGCGCCTGCGCCCCACCGGCCGAGGCCGCGTGCGTCCCCGGCACCGAGGGCGAGGCCGAGGAAGCCGCCCCCGAAGCCGGGCTCGGCCCCGAAGCCTGACTCGCCCCCGCCCCGGCACCGGTCCCCCGCCGATCCGGGATCCCCAGCTTGTCCGCCGCCTCCTGCAACCACTCCGGCGGACTCAACAGGAACGACGTCTGGTTCAGGTCCACCCGGGCCGCCGGCGCCGGCACCGCGTCGGCCACCGCGTCCGTGCGGCCGTACTCCTCCTCGTACCGGCGGATCACCTCACCCACCGGCAGCGAGGGCCACAGCGTGGCCTCCCCGCTGTCCCGGGCGATCACCAGCCGCTGCGCGCCGCCGTCGGACCGCGGCCCGTCCACGCGGTCCTCGGCCCACACCACGAACCCGAGCTCGAACTCCCGTACCCGCACCTCCCGGTGCTGGTACGCCGGCACATCCCCGTTGATCCACTCTTCGGCGCGCTCCTGCGCCTGCGCGAACGTCACCATCGCCGAGCTCACTCCCCCACGGAAGAGACAGGGACGGACCGCGCGAACCCGCCGTCCACCATCAGATTCGCCACCGTCTCCAACTCCGGCGGATTGCCCGCCAGCCGCGACAGGAAGGCGTCGAAGTCGTCACCGCACGGCAGCAGCAACCGCTCCACCCGCTCGGGCGGCGACCACGCCGGATCCACGTCCCGGGCGTCGTCGTACGCGCAGAACCACACCGAACCGATCCGCTCGCCCTTCACCTTCACGGCCAGCAGCCCGCCCTGCACGAACCCGATCCCCAGATAGTCCTTGGTCAGATGGTCGCGCAGGCACTTGTTGACGTAGACGAGGTCATTGACCGCCGCCTCGTCCCGCACCGTGAAGAACGGCTGGTCGACCAGCAGGCCCAACTCCGCGTCCAGCGCCGCGCCCACCGGCGCGCACCCGCCCGCAGCCTTCAGGAACGACCGGTACGCGCCCGGCAGCCGGTACCCGAGGTCCTCCTCGACCCCCTGCACCTGCGTCTCCGTCACCGCCATGCCCGACTTCGGCAGCCCCACGTGCACGGGACGCGTCTCCTGCAACGGCCGCGTGCCCCGCTTGTCGTGGTCCACCGGCGTCGTCGCGATCCCGCCGTGGTGCCGCAGCAGCGCCTTCACCTCCACCGGAACCAGCTCCAGCCGCCGGCCACCGGCCACGTGGTGCCAGGTCCAGCCGTGCGGGGTCGCCACCGCCGGCACCGTGTCCCACAACTCGTGGCCGCCCGCCGACATCGCCGCGTTCGCCGACACGTAGTCCGTCAGCCGCAGTTCGTCGACACCGAAACCCTCCGGCGGTTCGGCGATCTCCACCGCCGCACGCGCGTACGCGGAGAAGTCGGGGTAACCGTGCTCGTCCATCCGTACCCCTCTGGGGTGACGGGCCGCCCGCACCGGATCCGGGAAATGCACGATCTGCCCGGCATAGGCCGCGTTCGGCGGCGCGGCGTGTCCCCCAGCCTGGCGGCCGGGAGGTGCCCCCAGCCCGAGCCGACCTGTCGTCATGGCGGTTGCCCCCTGCGGCACTCTGTACGACCCGTAGTGACCGGCTTCGTGCCACTACGCTCCGTATCGACTGTCTCGTCCGTCACGACGTCCGTCTCGACCCGCGTCTCGACGCCCGTTGCGACTTCACTCCCCGACTCTCCACGCGCTGACCGCGTGGATCGCGGTGCCGACAGCCTATGCGGTACGACGGGACCGGTCACCGGGCACCGGTCAGCCCCCCTCCGCTTCCGTGACCGGCCGTCACCCCGCTGTGACGAACCAACCCCGCACGGGCGTGTCGCACCGCCCCAGCTTCCGCACCAGCCACGCCATTTGGCAGTCTGTGTGCGCCGGGGGATGCACGGAGGGGAATACGATCATGAACGCGACACAGACGGGACCACACCCAGGATCGCGACCAGGCATGCCCGGCGATCCCCGCACCGGCACGCACACCGGTCGCCACCCGGGCCCGCAGTCCGGCGATCCGCGCGTCGGCTGGAGCAGCACCGACACCCCGCACGCCCCCGTCCTGCGCCACCGCCGCGACGGCATACTCCCCACCGTCGCCGCCGCCCTCTCCGTCCGCGGCGCCACCCTCACCGGCACCGCCGCCCGCGGCGACCAGCCCCCCGTCCTGCACCCGCTCGTCCAGGACTTCCTCGACACGCTCCCCAGCGCCCAGCGCGACCGCTTCACCGGCCGCTGCGCCGAGGCCATGCTGATATCGCGCCACATCGCCACCGCGGACGCCGCCCGCAGCAAGCGCGCCGCCCGCAAGCCGATGACCAACGGCGAGGCCCGCAGGGCCCTCAAGCAGGCCAAGCTCACCGCCCGGCACATCCGCGAGGACGGCGACCCCCTGCACGGCAGCTTCGCCGCCCCCTGTCGCGCCTGCACGGCCCTCAGCGCCCACTTCGGCGTCCGCGTCGTCGACTCCACGACCACGGACGACTGAGCACCACACCAGCCCCCCACGTACACCGACGCGTACGACAACACGTCCACCGACACGACGCCGAGCGGCACCCCACCGCGACCTCGGCGCGCCCCACCCGGCCACTCGGTCGCCCGTCCACCCGTCCACCCCGTCCACGAACTCGCCGACCTCGACGAACCAAGGGCAGATGCACCCCGACCGCACCTCCACCACCCGCTTCGCCGTACCCGTCGACGCCGCCCTGCGCGCCGCCGGCTGGCAGCCCGGACGCTGGGACATAAAGCAGGCCGAGATCTGGGCCGACGCCCTGCGTGAGCACACCTCGAACGCCGGACACCGGCACGTCGTCTTCCCCGCCGCCGTCGAGGCCTGGGCCGAATTCGGCGGCCTGCACATCGCCCCCACCGGACCCGGCCGCCAGGTCGCCCCCGTCCACCTCCACCTGGACCCCCTGCACGGCCTGCACATGGCCCGCACCCTCGGCGACCTCGGCCGCGCCCTGGACACCGAGGTCTGCCCCCTCGGCGCCGAGACCGACACCCGGGCACTGCTCGCCATCGACACCGAAGGCCGCGTCTACGCCCTGGACCACACCGGCGACTGGTACCTCGGCCCCGACCTCGACCGCGCCCTCACCGCCCTCGTCACGGGCACCGAGCCCACGCGCCTCACCGCCCCGCCGGATAGACAGACAGAGACGGACAGAGCCGGACGACCGCAGGACCGACCGGACACCCCCCGGCCACACGGAACAAGGCGCTGACCGGACGCTGCCGGACCACACGGACAAAGACGCGGACCGGACACCACGGCCCCCACGACCGCCCCTACGACGCCGGAATCACCGCCGACACCCGGAAACCCCCCGCCTCCGTCGGCCCGGACACGAACACCCCGCCCAGCGCGACGACCCGCTCCTTCATCCCCACCAGCCCGTTGCCCCCCGACGGCAACCGCGCCGAGGACGCGGCCGACACCTCCCCCGGCGGCTCGTTCTCCACCTGCATCGCGATCTCCGACACCCGATGGGCCAGACGCACATGCGTCTTGGCGCCCGCCGCGTGCTTGTGGACGTTGGTCAACGCCTCCTGCACCACCCGGAACGCCGTCTGCTCGATCTCCGCCGCGTACGACCGCGACTCACCCTCCACCGACAGGTCCACCACCATCCCCGCGGCCGCCGACTGCCCCACCAGCACATCCAGATCCGACAGACACGGCCCGTCCGCAGCACCCTCGTCGTCGACGGCCCGCGAGGCCGCCACCGCCGCCGCCACCCCCACCGCCGCGAGCGGCACGTTCGCCCGCCGCGCCGGCCCGCCCTCAGCGCTGCGCAGGACACCCAGCATCTCCCGCAACTCGGTCAGCGCCTGCCGCCCCATGTCCCCCACCAGCGCGGCGTTCTTCACCGCCTTCTCGGGATCCTTGCGCGCGACCGCCTGAAGGGCCGCGGCGTGCACCACCATCAGACTCACCCGGTGCGCCACCACGTCGTGCATCTCCCGCGCGATCCGGGTCCGCTCCTCGTTGCGCGCCCACTCGGCCCGCTCCTCGGCCCGCTCCGCGAGCAGCTGGAGCTCCCGCTCCAGGCTGTCCGCCCGCTCCCGCAGGCTCTCCATCAGCCGCCGCCGGGCCCCCACGTACAGCCCCAGCAGCAGCGGCGGCGCGGTCAGTCCGAGCGAGGTGGTGATCGAGGCGAAGGGCACGAACCAGTCCCCGATCGTCAACGCCCCGCGCGCCATGTCCTGCCGCACCCGCACGAACGTCACGATCAGCGTCCCCACCAGGGACATGCCCGCCAGCGATCCGATGATCCGGCGCGGCAGCTCCGACGCGGCCAGCGTGTACAGGCCGACGATGCCCATCAGGAAACCCATCTGGGCGGGCGTGATCGCGATCGACACCAGGACGACCGCGATCGGCCACCGCCGCCGGATCACCAGCACGGACCCGGCGAACAGCCCGAACACCACCCCCGCCGCCAACGGGATCCCCGCGTCCCGCGCGAAGGGCACCCCCTCCGCGGCACACTCCGCCGCGGACACCACCGCCAGCCCCACGTCCAGCACCGCACTGCGTCGTCTCGTCCACCACCACGGCCCTCCCCAGGCCGTCGTGCGGTCTTCCCCCGTCGTGGTCATGCCTCCAGCCTACGGTCGGCGGGCGCCCCTTTTCCGGTGAGTTTCGACGACTGGCCTACACCACAGCCCGTCACCGGACGGCGACGAAACAGCCCGATATCCCTCGAACTGCTGAATCGCTCACCGTTCGACCCCGGAAGCGATGATTCCGCCGGACGGTATTCTCATGGCACATGCGTCGGGCAAGTACGCGGACTTCGAGGGACTACGGGAACGGGCGGTGGCGCTGCGGCGGGCCGGCCTCAGCCGACGCCAGATCCGCGACCGCCTCCAGATCGACAACAACGACCTCCTCAACCGCCTCCTGGAGGGCCGGCCCCCTCCGGAATGGACGAAACGCCCCAACGCGAAGGACGACCTCAGGGCCAGGGCACGGGAACTCCGCCTCCAGGGCTGGACGTACGACCGGATCCAGGCGGAGCTGGGATGCTCCAAGAGCTCGATCTCCCTGTGGGTACGGGACCTGCCGAAGCCGGAGCGGCAGAAGCGGACGCGGGAGGAGGCGTCGGCGATCGGCAAGCGCGGCTGGGAAGCCACGCTGCGGCGTCGCGAGGACGAACGCCGACACACGAAGGCATCCGCCAGGCAGGCGATCGGCGATCTGTCCGAGCGGGAGGTGTTCCTGGCGGGCGTGGTCCTCTACTGGGCCGAGGGCGCCAAGGACAAGCCGTACAGCCGCCGCGAGAGGCTGCACTTCATCAACAGCGACCCGAACGTCATCAGGCTGTTCCTGCGCTGGCTCGACGTGCTCGGCGTGGAGCGCGAGCGGCTGCGCTTTCGCGTGAACATCCACGAATCGGCCGATGTGGCGGACGCTGAGGCGTTCTGGGCCGCGCTGGTGGGCGTGGAGCCCTCCGCACTCCAGAGGGCCACCCTCAAGAAACACAACCCGAGGACGAGCCGGAAGAACACCGCGGAGGCCTATCGAGGCTGCCTGGCCATCTACGTCACGAAGAGCGCGGACTTGTACCGTCGCATGGAGGGCGCCTGGTACGGCATAGTGTTGGGTGCCAACCCGGCGACCTGACTGAATGTCCGGTTCGGCCGGGTTTGATCCCCCGTGGTGTAATTGGCAGCACTGTGGCTTTTGGTGCCATCTGTCCGGGTTCGAGTCCTGGCGGGGGAGCACGTGCTCAGTTCGGGTCCTGGTCGGTGACGCCACCGTCAGGGCCCACACTCATATCCCCCACGAAACGCCCCGGTATCCTGCGGATGTCACCTCCCCCTCCACAGCCGAAGGGCAACCCCGTGAGCGCCATTCGCCCGGCAGCCGTCGTCGTTCTCGCAGCGGGTGAGGGCACCCGTATGAAGTCGGCCACACCCAAGGTCCTGCACGAGATCTGCGGCCGTTCCCTCGTGGGCCACGTGCTGGCCGCCGCCCGCGAACTGCGGCCCGAGAACCTCGTGGTGGTCGTGGGCCACGCCCGCGAGCAGGTCACCGCGCACCTGGCCGGGACCGACACCGACGTACGCACCGCGGTGCAGGAGCGGCAGAACGGCACGGGGCACGCCGTGCGGATGGCGCTGGAGGAGCTCGGCGGGCCGGTCGACGGGACCGTCGTGGTCGTGTGCGGGGACACTCCGCTGCTCACCGGCGGGACGCTGCGGCAGCTCGCCGCCACCCACTCCGCCGACGGCAACGCCGTGACCGTGCTGACCGCCGAGGTGCCGGACGCCACCGGGTACGGCCGGATCGTGCGGGACGGCACCTCCGGGGCCGTGACGGCGATCGTGGAGCACAAGGACGCCTCCGAGGCGCAGCGGTCCGTGCGGGAGATCAACTCCGGGGTGTTCGCGTTCGACGGGCAGTTGCTGGCGGACGCGCTCGGCAAGGTCCGTACGGACAACTCGCAGGGTGAGGAGTATCTGACCGACGTGCTCGGGATCCTGCGGGAGGCCGGGCACCGGGTGGGGGCCTGTGTCGCCGGCGACCATCGTGAGATCGCCGGGATCAACAACCGGGTGCAGTTGTCCGCGGCGCGCCGGATCCTCAACGACCGGCTGCTGGAGCAGGCCATGCTCGCCGGTGTGACCGTGATCGATCCCGCGACCACCTGGATCGACGTCACGGTCACGTTCGAGCAGGACGCGGTGGTGCATCCGGGGACGCAGCTGCACGGTTCGACGCATCTGGGGCGGGGTGCGGAGGTGGGTCCCAACAGCCGGCTGACGCACACCCGGGTGGGCGCGGGTGCCCGGGTGGACACCACGGTCGCCGACGGTGCCGAGGTGGGGCCGGAGGCGATGGTGGGGCCGTACGCGTATCTGCGGCCCGGGACCCGGCTGGGGCTCGGGTCGAAGGTGGGGACGTACGTGGAGACGAAGAACGCCACCATCGGGGAGGGGACGAAGGTCCCGCACCTGTCGTACGTGGGTGACGCGACGATCGGTGAGTTCACCAACATCGGTGCGGCGAGTGTGTTCGTGAACTACGACGGGCAGGACAAGCACCACACGACGGTCGGCTCGCACTGCCGGACCGGTTCGGACAACATGTTTGTGGCGCCTGTCACGGTCGGGGACGGCGCGTACACCGCCGCGGGGTCCGTGATCACGAAGGATGTGCCGCCCGGTTCGCTGGCCGTGGCCCGCGGTCAGCAGCGGAATATCGAGGGTTGGGTGGCTCGTAAGCGTCCGGGGAGCGCGGCGGCGAAGGCGGCCGAGGCGGCCTCCCGTCGGGGGGACGGCGAGGACTGACCGGAAACGGGCGCGCCTGTCACGGCGTACCGTGATAGGTGCACACCCGCACCCCACCAGCCGTGACGGCCCCTCGCAGCCAGCTGAGACGGTCGTCCGGTACCCGCTGAGAAACCTCTGAGGAGACAGTGCTGTGACCGGGATCAAGACGACCGGCGAGAAGAAGATGATGTTCTTCTCCGGCCGCGCCCACCCCGAGCTTGCCGAGGAGGTCGCCCAGCAGTTGGGTGTCGGGGTCGTCCCGACGAAGGCCTTCGACTTCGCGAACGGTGAGATCTATGTGCGTTATGAGGAGTCGGCGCGTGGCGCGGACTGTTTTCTGATCCAGAGCCACACGGCTCCGATCAACAAGTGGATCATGGAGCAGTTGATCATGATCGACGCGCTGAAGCGCGCGTCGGCCCGCTCCATCACCGTCATCGTGCCGTTCTACGGTTACGCGCGGCAGGACAAGAAGCACCGTGGGCGTGAACCCATCTCGGCGCGTCTGATCGCGGACATGATGAAGACCGCGGGCGCGCACCGGCTGCTGACCGTGGATCTGCACACGGACCAGATCCAGGGCTTCTTCGACGGCCCGGTGGACCATCTCTTCGCCCTTCCCCTTCTGGCGGACTACGTGGGCAAGAAGGTCGACAGGGACAAGCTGACGGTCGTGTCGCCGGACGCGGGCCGGGTGCGGGTCGCCGACCGCTGGTGCGACCGGCTGGGTGCGCCGCTGGCGATCGTGCACAAGCGGCGCGACAAGGACGTGGCGAACCAGGTGACCGTCCACGAGGTCGTGGGTGAGGTCAAGGGGCGGGTGTGTGTGCTCGTCGACGACATGATCGACACGGGTGGCACGATCTGCGCCGCGGCGGACGCCCTGTTCGCGCACGGTGCGGAGGACGTCATCGTGACGGCGACGCACGGTGTGCTGTCGGGTCCGGCGGCGGACCGGCTGAAGAACTCGCGGGTGAGCGAGTTCGTCTTCACCAACACGCTGCCGACGCCGGGTGAGCTGAGCGGTGACCTGGACAAGATCACGGTGTTGTCGATCGCGCCGACGATCGCGAGCGCGGTGCGCGAGGTGTTCGAGGACGGTTCGGTGACGAGCCTGTTCGACGAGCACTGAGGGTTCCCCTCCTGCCTCCTGGTTCGCTGAAGATCCTTTTGGTTACGGCCTCCCTCGCCGAGTAGACTGCCGGAGTTGCTCGGCGAGGGAGGCCGTACCCATGCGGTGCGGCTGTCCGTTATCGACGCGCTCTTCGTAGCAGGCCGTTCGTGGCCGGGTGACCATCCTTTCTCACCACTACGAGGAGTGAAGAACATGTCCGAGGTCAAGCTCGCCGCCGAGCCCCGCACCGAGTTCGGCAAGGGCGCCGCGCGCCGCATCCGTCGCGAGAACAAGGTCCCGGGTGTCGTGTACGGCCACGGTGCCGACCCGGTCCACATCAAGCTTCCGGGTCACGAGCTGCTGCTGGCGCTGCGCACCCCGAACGTCCTGCTGTCCCTGGACATCGAGGGCAAGACCCAGCTGGCCATCCCGAAGGCCGTGCAGCGTGACGCGATCAAGGGCTTCCTGGAGCACGTCGACCTGCTGCTGGTCCGCAGTGGCGAGAAGGTCAACGTCGAGATCTACGTGCAGACCGAGGGTGAGCTGGCGCCGGGCGCCTACCTGGTGGAGCACGTGATGAACACGCTGACCGTCGAGGCCGAGGCCACGCACATCCCCGAGTCGGTCACCGTCTCCATCGAGGGCCTGGCGGCCGGCGACTCCATCCTCGCCAAGGACGTCCCGCTGCCGTCCGGTACCACGCTGGCCGTGGACGAGGACGCGGTCGTCCTGCAGGTGCTGTCGGCGCAGGCGGAGGAGGCCTCCGGCGAGGCCGAGGGCGACGAGGCCGCCGAGGCCTGATCCTCGCTGTCATCGGTTCGTCAGCCGCTGTTCCCTTCGGGGGGCAGCGGCTGGCGCATATCAAGGAGACACAGACGTGACGACCGACGCGGGCGCCCCCTGGCTGATCGTGGGTCTCGGCAATCCGGGGCCGGAGTACGCCAAGAACCGGCACAACGTGGGGTTCATGGTGGCCGATCTGCTGGCCGAGCGGATCGGGGGCCGGTTCAAGCGGGCCGGGAAGGCGCAGGCGCAGGTCGTCGAGGGGCGGATCGGGCCGCCGGG carries:
- a CDS encoding SMI1/KNR4 family protein, which gives rise to MTTGRLGLGAPPGRQAGGHAAPPNAAYAGQIVHFPDPVRAARHPRGVRMDEHGYPDFSAYARAAVEIAEPPEGFGVDELRLTDYVSANAAMSAGGHELWDTVPAVATPHGWTWHHVAGGRRLELVPVEVKALLRHHGGIATTPVDHDKRGTRPLQETRPVHVGLPKSGMAVTETQVQGVEEDLGYRLPGAYRSFLKAAGGCAPVGAALDAELGLLVDQPFFTVRDEAAVNDLVYVNKCLRDHLTKDYLGIGFVQGGLLAVKVKGERIGSVWFCAYDDARDVDPAWSPPERVERLLLPCGDDFDAFLSRLAGNPPELETVANLMVDGGFARSVPVSSVGE
- a CDS encoding SUKH-4 family immunity protein yields the protein MVTFAQAQERAEEWINGDVPAYQHREVRVREFELGFVVWAEDRVDGPRSDGGAQRLVIARDSGEATLWPSLPVGEVIRRYEEEYGRTDAVADAVPAPAARVDLNQTSFLLSPPEWLQEAADKLGIPDRRGTGAGAGASQASGPSPASGAASSASPSVPGTHAASAGGAQALPQTQAGVPGSAAASAPGTPGAPGVPGVPPGATPWAGTDTNADAGEDRSVPLPATVFAPPLSGSDDEAQPPTAPPDAKTALISGGSQLPRTAVAPAVDQPNAPGAPGAGQGGGGGGPVPPHAPGGQSYGHAQGQNREPGGPGVPGGPGGSGAGATPPPPPAPGGSSYGYPQGAGDAGVPGTPPPGVPAPGAPSYGYPQGPGGGVPQPGPGSGGPERSLAPNAGDIADAATSKAAPPPRRARGGGVNPPPPPGAPGAPGARPPGTPGTPAPAAGGYVPTQLVSALGPEGPGGPEGPAAGPGVPPAPGAARTPGAPNQPGAPRPPGAPHPPGAPGTPGGTPPGGVHHAATMFADPGRPGQGPGGPGAPGAPQPPGAPGAQRAPGMPAGPGAPQPPGAPGMPGTPAPPGAPGTPGGSGGPGASGAQGSAGGARGAVHHAETVLSAPPAGAPGTPPPPQAPGAPGMAPGGPAAPSHRMPPGAMPPPGAMAPGAMPPPGAVPPPGAMPPPPPPGPGQQPSYGYPQQGQPTVGPGYQAVLRYRAQDGSEQQLIRRSAPGTPHPEWQIFHELRAMNVPPDQVLELHTELESCELPGAYCARMIREQWPQARIASIAPYGTDHASRQQGMRQLLAHQGELHQVADGPARPAPIRAPLPQVQPAPPVPPEGVAQELAGAFGPGLFRFEQAAVSRQGVPPVVAHTLVVAGLPVDMGPFFWAQAQPGRPVPTLAELAAERGVPSAADAGSYLVMGSDFGKAICVQYGTANIVAVPVEAGPGGAPVPPQFVNTGLPEFQRCLALLGRMWRLRYGLNQEQAGRWTVDFQAQLVALDPAALGSPESWWSVLLEQMWDGLL
- a CDS encoding 50S ribosomal protein L25/general stress protein Ctc, with amino-acid sequence MSEVKLAAEPRTEFGKGAARRIRRENKVPGVVYGHGADPVHIKLPGHELLLALRTPNVLLSLDIEGKTQLAIPKAVQRDAIKGFLEHVDLLLVRSGEKVNVEIYVQTEGELAPGAYLVEHVMNTLTVEAEATHIPESVTVSIEGLAAGDSILAKDVPLPSGTTLAVDEDAVVLQVLSAQAEEASGEAEGDEAAEA
- a CDS encoding ribose-phosphate diphosphokinase codes for the protein MTGIKTTGEKKMMFFSGRAHPELAEEVAQQLGVGVVPTKAFDFANGEIYVRYEESARGADCFLIQSHTAPINKWIMEQLIMIDALKRASARSITVIVPFYGYARQDKKHRGREPISARLIADMMKTAGAHRLLTVDLHTDQIQGFFDGPVDHLFALPLLADYVGKKVDRDKLTVVSPDAGRVRVADRWCDRLGAPLAIVHKRRDKDVANQVTVHEVVGEVKGRVCVLVDDMIDTGGTICAAADALFAHGAEDVIVTATHGVLSGPAADRLKNSRVSEFVFTNTLPTPGELSGDLDKITVLSIAPTIASAVREVFEDGSVTSLFDEH
- a CDS encoding histidine kinase, giving the protein MTTTGEDRTTAWGGPWWWTRRRSAVLDVGLAVVSAAECAAEGVPFARDAGIPLAAGVVFGLFAGSVLVIRRRWPIAVVLVSIAITPAQMGFLMGIVGLYTLAASELPRRIIGSLAGMSLVGTLIVTFVRVRQDMARGALTIGDWFVPFASITTSLGLTAPPLLLGLYVGARRRLMESLRERADSLERELQLLAERAEERAEWARNEERTRIAREMHDVVAHRVSLMVVHAAALQAVARKDPEKAVKNAALVGDMGRQALTELREMLGVLRSAEGGPARRANVPLAAVGVAAAVAASRAVDDEGAADGPCLSDLDVLVGQSAAAGMVVDLSVEGESRSYAAEIEQTAFRVVQEALTNVHKHAAGAKTHVRLAHRVSEIAMQVENEPPGEVSAASSARLPSGGNGLVGMKERVVALGGVFVSGPTEAGGFRVSAVIPAS
- the glmU gene encoding bifunctional UDP-N-acetylglucosamine diphosphorylase/glucosamine-1-phosphate N-acetyltransferase GlmU — its product is MSAIRPAAVVVLAAGEGTRMKSATPKVLHEICGRSLVGHVLAAARELRPENLVVVVGHAREQVTAHLAGTDTDVRTAVQERQNGTGHAVRMALEELGGPVDGTVVVVCGDTPLLTGGTLRQLAATHSADGNAVTVLTAEVPDATGYGRIVRDGTSGAVTAIVEHKDASEAQRSVREINSGVFAFDGQLLADALGKVRTDNSQGEEYLTDVLGILREAGHRVGACVAGDHREIAGINNRVQLSAARRILNDRLLEQAMLAGVTVIDPATTWIDVTVTFEQDAVVHPGTQLHGSTHLGRGAEVGPNSRLTHTRVGAGARVDTTVADGAEVGPEAMVGPYAYLRPGTRLGLGSKVGTYVETKNATIGEGTKVPHLSYVGDATIGEFTNIGAASVFVNYDGQDKHHTTVGSHCRTGSDNMFVAPVTVGDGAYTAAGSVITKDVPPGSLAVARGQQRNIEGWVARKRPGSAAAKAAEAASRRGDGED
- a CDS encoding YwqJ-related putative deaminase; the encoded protein is MNATQTGPHPGSRPGMPGDPRTGTHTGRHPGPQSGDPRVGWSSTDTPHAPVLRHRRDGILPTVAAALSVRGATLTGTAARGDQPPVLHPLVQDFLDTLPSAQRDRFTGRCAEAMLISRHIATADAARSKRAARKPMTNGEARRALKQAKLTARHIREDGDPLHGSFAAPCRACTALSAHFGVRVVDSTTTDD
- a CDS encoding helix-turn-helix domain-containing protein, producing the protein MAHASGKYADFEGLRERAVALRRAGLSRRQIRDRLQIDNNDLLNRLLEGRPPPEWTKRPNAKDDLRARARELRLQGWTYDRIQAELGCSKSSISLWVRDLPKPERQKRTREEASAIGKRGWEATLRRREDERRHTKASARQAIGDLSEREVFLAGVVLYWAEGAKDKPYSRRERLHFINSDPNVIRLFLRWLDVLGVERERLRFRVNIHESADVADAEAFWAALVGVEPSALQRATLKKHNPRTSRKNTAEAYRGCLAIYVTKSADLYRRMEGAWYGIVLGANPAT